The following DNA comes from Spirochaetota bacterium.
TGTACCTCAGTCAGGAGCCACTAATGGAGGTCTCCCAGCAGCCACACCACCTGATGATGGCTTTTTTGATAATTCAGCGACTTTTATGGGCGCTGTTGAAGATGCTTCCAGTAATTGGATGAGTGGATGGACCTCTTTCCCGGAAGATTAAACAAATTTTCCTTTCACAGGGATGGCAGATCTTCCATCCCTGTTTTTATTTAAATTTCTTATCTGGATGATTTAATGAAGATGCATATTATAAATATTATGATTTCAGCGTTGTTGGTTCTTTTGAGTACCTGCTCAGCCAAAAGGGAATTCAGTTCACAGGAGGAATTGATTACTGCCGTTATTGAATACATAAACAAGGGCAGAAAGGATAAGTTATTTAATACATTTATACCCGCTGAAGAATACATAGAGTCTATACATCCCTTTACAGATGTTGGGAAAGAAAAGAATGCCCTGCCGGCTGAGGAATTTTGGGATACATTTATTGGGATGAGGCGCGATTATGCAGCGCTGACAAAAATAAGAAATTATAAAGATCGGATAATCCACATTAAATCAATTGGAGAACCGGATAAAATTATTGATACAGGCGAGTTTGAAATGCTCAGAAGAATACCTCTTACACTAACAATATCCAATGATGACGGCACAATAAGCGATATAATTGATGATGAAATTTTAGGAGTTGTAATCAAAAGAAACAACAAATTTAGATTGTTAAATGTATTCAGATAATCTGGAAGTCATGTTAGCTAATCTCCTCTGTGTTAGCTTTGTTATCGCCTATTTATAAAAATTTCTAGTTATGCACGGATTGTTATCTGCCGTTTGCCTAAAATATTTTTTGCTTAAGAATAAAAACATCAATAACCCCAATTGCAAAATGCTTCTCTTCCATATAGCCTGTAGTTAATAAAAAATCAGTCAACTTGAGTTCACTACTTTATCACTTTATCCTGAAACATTTCTCTAAATTGAGAATTAAATCATAATATCAATGTATAAAATAAATAGTGTTAACTCTCCATAAATTTATATTTCCCTGAAAGATAATTAGCAATCAGATTGAATAATAATGTTATTAGAAACAAGATTATTCCAATAGTAAAATAAGCGTGATAATGATCTCCGCCAACAGGCACCTCTGCCATTTCTGCAGCGATATTTGATGTTAAGGATTTGTGCCCAATATCAAAAGAATAAGAAAAAATATAAAGATTTTGCCTATATTTTACAAAGATAGGCTATTTTTTTCTTAAAAGGTTGACGTTGGGTGATTTTTTTAGTAATTTAAAGGTAGAGGGTGTTAGCACTCATCATAGACGAGTGCTAACACCCCGCTTGATCTAGAAGGATCATTACAAGGAATAAAATAAGCTTTAGGAGGACAAAGATGAGTAATATAATTGGAATTGACCTTGGAACTACAAATTCATGTGTATCAGTAATGTCTGGAGGGGATGCAAATATTATACAAAATTCAGAAGGGCAGAGAACAACTCCTTCAATTGTTGCATATACTGATAAAGGTGAAAGGCTTGTTGGACAGGCCGCAAAGAATCAAATTATAACTAATCCTGAAAACACTATAAGATCAATTAAAAGGTTTATGGGGCGAAAATACAATGAAGTGACTGATGAATTGAAAACGGTACCTTATAGGGTGATAGATGATGGCAAAAGTGGACTAAAGGTAAAGACCGTTAATGGCGAGTTTACACCTCAGGAAATATCAGCTAGAATTTTACAAAAGATGAAGCAGACTGCAGAAGATTTTTTAGGCGAGACTGTAAAAAAGGCGGTTATAACTGTACCTGCATATTTTAACGATGAGCAAAGACAAGCTACCAAGGATGCCGGGAAGATAGCTGGTCTTGATGTTGAGAGAATAATAAATGAACCGACAGCTGCTGCACTTGCCTATGGGTTGGATAAGAAGAAAAAGAATGAAAAGATTGCAGTATATGACCTTGGAGGTGGGACATTCGATATATCAATACTTGAGTTAGGTGATGGAGTCTTCGAGGTTAAATCAACAAATGGCAACACACATCTGGGAGGTGATGACTTTGATGAGAGGATAATGGAATGGTTTATTGTTGAGTTTAAGAAGGAATCTGGCATTGACATTTCAAATGACAAGATGGCGCTTCAAAGATTAAAAGAGGCTGCCGAGAAGGCAAAGATTGAACTCACAAACAAAATGCAGACTGAGGTTAACATCCCATTTCTTACCGCTGATCAGAATGGGCCGAAGCATATGCTTTTGCAATTTTCTCGCTCAAAATTAGAACAGCTAATTGAGGATCTTGTAAAATCAACGGAACAGCCATGCAGAAAAGCGCTATCTGATGCCGGACTTACAGCTAATGATATTGATGAAGTGATCCTTGTGGGTGGATCAACAAGAATACCCGCTGTTCAGGAACTCGTTAAAAATATATTTGGGAAGGAGCCGAGTAAGGGAGTTAATCCAGATGAGGTTGTTGCCCTGGGAGCTGCTATACAGGCTGGTGTATTGAGTGGAGATGTTGATGATGTGCTGCTACTTGATGTAACACCACTTTCTCTTGGAATAGAAACCCTTGGCGGTGTAATGACCAAGCTGATTGAAAGGAATACAACAATACCTGTCAGGAAAAGTCAGATTTTCTCAACAGCCGAAGATAATCAGCCAGCAGTATCTGTACATGTTCTACAGGGTGAAAGAGAGATGGCTTTGCACAACAGGACTCTTGGTAAATTTGAACTGGTCGGGATCAATCCAGCTCCGCGAGGCATGCCTCAGATAGAGGTCGCCTTTGATATAGATGCCAATGGAATTGTTCATGTATCAGCTAAGGATCTAGGCACTGGGAAGGAACAGCAAATTAAAATAGAATCATCCAGCGGCCTGACAGAAAATGAGATCAACAAGATGGTTCGGGATGCTGAAGCGCATTCTGAGGAGGACAGAAGGGCAAAAGAGCTTGCTGAAGCCAAGAATGAAGCGGACAGCTATATCTATATGGCAGAGAGGGCCCTGAGGGAAAATGCAAATATTGATCCAGGAGCAAGGGCAAAAATTGAGGCAGCAATAAATAGCCTTAGGAGCGTGGTAGAGACAGGCGATATTAACTCTATTAAGAATGCCAAAACTCAGCTTGAACAGGCAATGCAGGAAGCAGCTACATCCACATGTGGAACAGAATGTGGAGGAGCAAAGCAAAATGAGGAGAATGCATATTCCAATAATAAAGCGGGACATGGTGCATGGACAGGAGAGCAGGGAAATGCATCTGATCCAGGAAGTTATAATGATAGAGTATATGATGCTGACTATGAAGTTGTAGATGACGATGAGATAAGAGCTAATTGATAGGTCTTTGCCCAAACTGGGTAGGAGCTCCCCATGCATTACACTTGCTAAGTGATGTTGCCCTATAGAAAGGTTATTATAAATAACTTGTGGTATTCATAATATCAAAGAATGATCTATGAGGA
Coding sequences within:
- the dnaK gene encoding molecular chaperone DnaK, with product MSNIIGIDLGTTNSCVSVMSGGDANIIQNSEGQRTTPSIVAYTDKGERLVGQAAKNQIITNPENTIRSIKRFMGRKYNEVTDELKTVPYRVIDDGKSGLKVKTVNGEFTPQEISARILQKMKQTAEDFLGETVKKAVITVPAYFNDEQRQATKDAGKIAGLDVERIINEPTAAALAYGLDKKKKNEKIAVYDLGGGTFDISILELGDGVFEVKSTNGNTHLGGDDFDERIMEWFIVEFKKESGIDISNDKMALQRLKEAAEKAKIELTNKMQTEVNIPFLTADQNGPKHMLLQFSRSKLEQLIEDLVKSTEQPCRKALSDAGLTANDIDEVILVGGSTRIPAVQELVKNIFGKEPSKGVNPDEVVALGAAIQAGVLSGDVDDVLLLDVTPLSLGIETLGGVMTKLIERNTTIPVRKSQIFSTAEDNQPAVSVHVLQGEREMALHNRTLGKFELVGINPAPRGMPQIEVAFDIDANGIVHVSAKDLGTGKEQQIKIESSSGLTENEINKMVRDAEAHSEEDRRAKELAEAKNEADSYIYMAERALRENANIDPGARAKIEAAINSLRSVVETGDINSIKNAKTQLEQAMQEAATSTCGTECGGAKQNEENAYSNNKAGHGAWTGEQGNASDPGSYNDRVYDADYEVVDDDEIRAN